The nucleotide window GctatctctgaacctcagttttcacATCCTCACACCTCAGAGAAAAACCGAAATCTAAACAGATTTTTAATAATCTGTTTTGAAGCAACAGCTTGTTTAAAGACCAGAGAATCACATGAGACAATGTATTGCAAAAATGTTTTGCCAATTGTAAAGTTGTACTTAACACGAAGGCACGTTTTTATTGTGAGAGGTGTGTTTTATTTGTTATGGATCACACATCTTGGTTTCCGCTTGTGCTGTGTGgttgtgcgtatgtgtgtgtgagtgaataaaacaataaaataagaggaggacaaaagaaaaacacaagaaaatcaaTGCCAGGagcacacagaaaatattttattagtttccaGATGGAGAATAAGGAGgagtaaaaatatttcaatagtaATCCATGACTCTCCTCAAAGAGCCCACTCGGGCACTCGTGGCCCCCCAGTCATGGTAGTGCCTGTAGTCCCCTGGCCTCAGCAGGTACTGCCGTCCCCGGTAGTTGGGCATCTCGTAGAGGACCCAGGAGCCCTCCAACACATGGAGGGAGTAGATCTCATTGAAGTGCAAGCGGTCTTGAAGAGACGGGCAGTCCTCAGTGATCTCTACCATCTGGCCTCTGTAATCTTCCCTCTCGTAGAGCCTGATCCTGTGGGAGCCAGCCTGACCCATCCAGAgatggaaagaggagaaaagcaaaCTATGAAATGGATGTAACACATTCAGGCAGTCCAGCTCAAGGTATTTTGTAATATAGGATAAGCCTTAACTAATTCTCCATATTAACATACTCTCCATTTTCAAAGGTGGAAATTTGGTACCTTTTCAAGACCATAAAGTGTGACGGAAAGAATTAAGAAGGAAATTCCACTCTTTCTGTGTTCAAAATTTCCCAGGATAAACTATTAACCGAGTTCAGTATACCCCACCAGAGAGAAACCCAAACCTTTAACAGCTTATTACTACTTTTTccatttgggggaaatatttttgattttacaAGCAGGTGTCTTTGAACAGTAAAAGCAGCCTATGAAATGAATGATCTTGCAttggatttaaaataaatcttggaAAAATCACCAAGGACTTggatgtttctgtttctgtggaaaGCAAAGTTAAGCATCTTAAGTCTCTCAGAAATCATTGATTCTCATTGAATCATTTATGAATACaataaggaaaaatgagaaagaaaaatcagtaagccCAAGGACTCGTTTTTCAAAAAccttagtgttttaaaaaaacacgTATTTGAAATATACATGGGTATGTGCATACaatttctctgtgtttctctccatTGAGAGAAAGCACTTTTATTTGTATAGGTCCGGTAAATCAAAATATGCAAGTggggagcaaaagagagaaaagtcttTTAAACATTAACCCTTGTAAAAGTTTCCTTTACAATGCCTCACCGCTCAGTGACTACGGTATATTCTAGCAGCTCATTACTCTTCTATGGGATATTAGTGCTTTTTCTACAACTCCATTGTAAGTTGTTCCAGGACAGGACCCATGGCTTTTACATGTCCAGGCCAGCCAACACATTGTtgctgagtaaatatttgttgattcacTGGTGCCTGGGTAACACTTTGCTTCTGTCTGGGGCAAATGACATCGAGCTACTCTACCATAGCTGGTCTTTTGTCCAGAC belongs to Felis catus isolate Fca126 chromosome C1, F.catus_Fca126_mat1.0, whole genome shotgun sequence and includes:
- the LOC101092875 gene encoding gamma-crystallin D; this encodes MGKITFYEDRGFQGHHYECSSDHSNLQPYFSRCNSVRVDSGCWMLYEQPNYLGCQYFLPRGDYPDYQQWMGLSDAVRSCRLIPHAGSHRIRLYEREDYRGQMVEITEDCPSLQDRLHFNEIYSLHVLEGSWVLYEMPNYRGRQYLLRPGDYRHYHDWGATSARVGSLRRVMDYY